In Spiroplasma sp. SV19, one DNA window encodes the following:
- a CDS encoding alpha-glucosidase, translated as MKNKQWWQQAVIYQIYPKSFYDSNNDGIGDLQGIIQKLDYLQNLGIDVIWLCPIYQSPMQDNGYDVANYYEINEMFGTMADFDLLIVESKKRKIKIMMDIVLNHTSDQHQWFLESKKNKTNCYHDYYIWRDQRNDLKSIFGGSAWTFNEDLQQYYFHMFADQQPDLNWDNEKVRLEIAKIINFWVTKGVVGFRFDVIDLIGKNIDKKILANGPNLHQYIKELRANSWKTDEIVTVGECWGASLETGIQYSKPQAKELSMIFQFEHIAFNYDKELNKWKKDPFDLVTFKKIITKWQQGLQNQGWNSLFFENHDLPRSVSVFGDPHYFWSASAKLLAGVNLSLQGTPYIYQGQEIGMTNVKNWALSDYQDLEIHNAYKELVEEKKLLTASEFMKSVEEVGRDNARTGFQWSNELNAGFTTAKPWIKGNDNYLEINVENQINTPNSILSFYQKMIKLRKDTQYSTLFSDGDFEIIDLYHPQLMIYTRKQIIKNYYSLVIDLQMSRIIIQIF; from the coding sequence ATGAAAAATAAGCAATGATGACAACAAGCAGTAATTTATCAAATTTATCCAAAATCATTTTATGATAGCAATAATGATGGGATTGGTGATTTACAAGGAATCATTCAAAAATTGGATTATTTGCAAAACTTAGGGATTGATGTTATTTGGTTGTGTCCAATTTATCAATCACCAATGCAAGATAACGGTTATGATGTTGCTAACTATTATGAAATTAATGAAATGTTTGGAACAATGGCTGATTTTGATTTATTAATAGTTGAAAGTAAGAAACGAAAAATTAAGATAATGATGGATATTGTTTTAAACCATACTTCTGATCAGCACCAATGATTTTTGGAAAGTAAAAAAAATAAAACAAATTGCTATCATGATTATTATATTTGACGTGATCAGCGCAATGATCTTAAAAGTATTTTTGGGGGGTCTGCTTGAACATTTAACGAAGATTTACAACAATATTATTTTCATATGTTTGCTGATCAACAGCCAGATTTAAATTGGGACAACGAAAAAGTGCGTTTGGAAATAGCTAAAATTATTAATTTTTGAGTTACAAAAGGAGTGGTTGGCTTTAGATTTGATGTCATTGATTTAATTGGTAAAAATATTGATAAAAAAATTCTAGCTAATGGTCCTAATTTACATCAGTACATTAAAGAATTACGAGCAAATTCATGAAAAACAGATGAAATTGTAACAGTTGGTGAATGTTGAGGGGCTAGTTTAGAGACTGGTATTCAGTACTCAAAACCGCAAGCAAAAGAACTTTCAATGATTTTCCAATTTGAACATATTGCTTTTAATTATGATAAAGAATTAAATAAATGAAAAAAAGATCCCTTTGATTTAGTAACATTTAAAAAAATTATTACAAAATGACAACAAGGTTTACAAAATCAAGGTTGAAATTCATTGTTCTTTGAAAACCATGATTTGCCAAGATCAGTTTCAGTCTTTGGGGATCCGCATTATTTTTGATCAGCATCAGCTAAATTATTAGCTGGAGTTAACTTAAGTTTACAAGGCACTCCATATATTTATCAAGGACAAGAAATTGGGATGACAAATGTTAAAAATTGAGCTTTATCTGATTATCAAGATCTTGAAATTCATAATGCTTATAAAGAATTAGTTGAAGAAAAAAAATTACTAACTGCTAGTGAATTTATGAAAAGTGTTGAAGAAGTCGGACGAGATAACGCACGAACAGGTTTTCAGTGATCAAATGAATTGAATGCTGGTTTTACTACTGCTAAACCATGAATTAAAGGCAATGATAATTATTTAGAAATTAACGTAGAAAATCAAATCAATACTCCAAATAGTATTCTTAGTTTTTATCAAAAAATGATTAAATTACGAAAGGATACTCAATATAGTACTTTATTTTCTGATGGTGATTTTGAAATAATTGATTTATATCATCCTCAGTTGATGATTTATACTAGAAAACAAATAATCAAAAATTATTATTCATTAGTAATTGATCTTCAGATGAGCAGAATTATTATTCAGATCTTTTAA
- a CDS encoding ABC transporter permease subunit — translation MKDLVVLENKISQLEIETVISYAQIKAKLTLEKLSLKSKLRELKGTVKPFNKTAYKTAVQEALTSHHLNILEIKLNGKVANRILKKRHILITNEGKWYEAKKHNLLTSDKITLKQDFNVQQQNLKKELYANLAKVKSRSERWSLKLQYQMDKYNLTKETSYQAEYLYYLYQFKLNYYKNKYDLKKEWKAKISTAKQNFLKIKPDKKLYLQKYKNDKNICQNEFKTKIKNEKLTRQEIKFLKHQLRIQTKEIKYQNKFYLIKNNVIYEKHQFKKALKILLNTYTSDINNLKNNIPYECNKIRKWWVTTLGIIPGVGQIVNKQLFKGLLIMFTVIPIISVFLLYSFGIGNIGGNGLFGLRSFGTGEDNWPDSNYYLIEGVISLILFTLVLIMLMLIVRDTYYGAIKLEKGSRLHNWSETRRYLQNEGFPYMLSIPALFLILFIVIVPVLSTILISFTNYGAGHMPPGNTYDWVGLENYRVIFSGPWGESFRNVLSWTVLWTIFATMGGLIAGACAAFLLANKRIKGQIFFRIVLILPWAVPAFITIMLFSILFGDNNIIDSITRNFGIQYWKRSELLTKIALIFVQSWLGQSYIFLLTTGVMQGISKDLYDAAKIDGATTFRQIIKITIPIIVIQIAPLLLGSFTFNFNNFAIIWLFNGGGPSPVVSTIGSPGTTDILLSFIFKLSTGTNNNASMGAAFALLTSVFVIAVSSISFRNMKAFKN, via the coding sequence ATGAAAGATCTAGTAGTTTTAGAAAATAAAATTTCGCAACTAGAAATAGAGACAGTTATTTCATATGCTCAAATCAAAGCAAAACTCACTTTAGAAAAGTTATCTTTAAAATCAAAACTTCGTGAATTAAAAGGAACGGTAAAACCTTTTAATAAAACAGCTTATAAAACAGCAGTCCAAGAAGCATTAACAAGTCATCATCTTAATATTTTAGAAATAAAGTTAAATGGGAAAGTTGCAAATCGAATTTTAAAAAAACGGCATATCCTAATAACAAATGAAGGTAAATGATATGAAGCAAAAAAGCATAATTTATTAACATCTGATAAAATAACATTAAAACAAGATTTTAATGTTCAACAACAAAATCTGAAAAAAGAACTATATGCAAACCTTGCAAAAGTAAAATCAAGATCGGAAAGATGGTCTTTAAAATTACAATATCAAATGGATAAATATAATTTAACAAAAGAAACGTCGTATCAAGCAGAGTATTTGTATTATTTGTACCAATTTAAATTAAATTATTATAAAAACAAATACGATTTGAAAAAAGAATGAAAGGCAAAAATTTCAACTGCAAAACAAAACTTTTTAAAAATTAAGCCCGACAAGAAATTATATTTGCAAAAATATAAAAATGATAAAAATATTTGTCAAAACGAATTTAAGACAAAAATAAAAAATGAAAAATTAACACGACAAGAAATTAAATTTTTAAAACATCAATTAAGAATTCAAACAAAGGAAATCAAATATCAAAATAAATTTTATTTAATAAAAAATAATGTTATTTATGAAAAGCACCAATTTAAGAAAGCATTAAAAATTTTACTTAACACATATACCAGTGATATTAATAATTTAAAAAATAACATTCCATATGAATGTAATAAAATTCGAAAATGATGAGTAACAACATTAGGAATTATTCCTGGTGTTGGTCAAATCGTTAACAAGCAACTTTTTAAAGGATTATTAATTATGTTTACTGTTATTCCAATTATAAGTGTTTTTCTATTATATTCGTTTGGAATTGGTAATATTGGGGGTAATGGTTTATTTGGATTGCGTAGTTTTGGAACTGGCGAAGATAACTGGCCAGATTCTAATTATTATTTAATTGAGGGTGTGATTAGTTTAATATTGTTTACGTTAGTGTTAATTATGTTAATGTTAATTGTCCGTGATACTTACTATGGGGCAATTAAATTAGAAAAAGGGTCACGGTTACATAATTGAAGTGAAACAAGACGATATCTCCAAAATGAAGGGTTTCCTTATATGTTATCAATTCCGGCATTATTTTTAATTTTATTTATTGTTATTGTGCCGGTTTTATCAACAATTTTAATTTCATTTACAAACTATGGGGCTGGACATATGCCCCCTGGTAATACTTATGATTGAGTTGGTTTGGAAAACTATAGGGTTATTTTTTCTGGACCATGAGGTGAATCATTTCGTAATGTTCTCAGCTGAACTGTTCTTTGAACAATTTTTGCAACAATGGGAGGGTTAATTGCCGGAGCATGTGCTGCTTTTTTATTAGCAAATAAAAGAATTAAAGGGCAAATCTTTTTTAGAATCGTATTAATTTTGCCATGAGCAGTTCCTGCTTTTATTACAATTATGTTATTTTCCATTTTATTTGGTGATAATAATATAATTGATAGTATTACGAGAAATTTTGGTATTCAATATTGAAAGCGGAGTGAATTATTAACTAAAATTGCCTTAATCTTTGTTCAATCCTGATTAGGACAATCATACATTTTTTTATTAACAACTGGGGTGATGCAGGGTATCTCAAAGGATCTGTATGATGCTGCCAAAATTGATGGGGCAACAACATTTCGCCAAATCATTAAAATTACAATTCCAATTATTGTAATTCAAATTGCACCATTATTACTAGGTTCATTTACTTTTAATTTTAATAATTTTGCGATTATTTGATTATTTAATGGTGGTGGGCCAAGTCCAGTTGTATCAACAATTGGTTCACCGGGAACAACAGATATTTTATTATCCTTTATTTTTAAATTATCAACTGGTACCAATAATAATGCTTCAATGGGAGCGGCCTTTGCCTTATTAACATCAGTGTTTGTAATAGCAGTATCATCAATTAGTTTTCGAAATATGAAAGCATTTAAGAATTAG
- a CDS encoding ribonuclease III domain-containing protein codes for MNWTFNKVKEFMEKLGIYISNESLWSNACTTKGCVNENNSLESYQKLEFLGDRIWNFCIALNLYNKTSKKEIKDIELEYKKLTNNKFQQKISKEYEFDNLLRMNKGEYNQKQYMGKPASDIIESIVGAMYIELGMSKTVEFINNLIKKYTN; via the coding sequence ATGAATTGAACATTTAATAAAGTAAAAGAATTTATGGAAAAATTAGGCATTTATATAAGTAATGAATCTTTATGATCAAATGCATGCACTACCAAAGGCTGTGTTAATGAAAACAATTCTTTAGAAAGTTATCAAAAATTAGAGTTTCTTGGAGATAGAATTTGAAATTTTTGCATTGCTCTTAATTTATATAATAAAACTTCAAAAAAAGAAATTAAAGACATTGAACTTGAATATAAAAAATTAACAAATAATAAATTTCAGCAAAAAATTAGTAAAGAATATGAATTTGATAATTTACTTAGAATGAATAAAGGAGAATATAACCAAAAACAATATATGGGAAAACCAGCTAGTGATATTATTGAGTCAATTGTAGGAGCAATGTATATAGAATTAGGAATGAGCAAAACAGTTGAATTTATTAATAATTTAATAAAAAAATATACGAATTAA
- a CDS encoding ABC transporter ATP-binding protein, with amino-acid sequence MKVELRNIGKKYEGNPYYTLENINLTVNNNEFCIILGPSGCGKTTLLRIIAGLSSVTKGDLLFDTKRVNNFLPKDRNIAMVFQSYALYPHMNVFKNLAFGLKMQKEKKDVILRRVQNVATILNIEGLLYKKPKELSGGQRQRVALGRAIVRKPKLFLMDEPLSNLDAKLREHMRTELVRIHRAIDTTTIYVTHDQLEAMTMATKIVLMNNQKIQQVGAPRELYEKPINLFTARFIGTPTMNVYRGKYVGDSFISNCQNIKIKLDPTDLEKLNAYQTNEIYVGIRSEDIKVVDKHESDCVGEIVNIELLGKEQELKVLISQTNLETNNAVITVPVSYTNDIGAKIYLKYTNIHIFDTKTEGRIN; translated from the coding sequence ATGAAAGTTGAATTAAGAAATATCGGAAAAAAATATGAAGGGAACCCGTATTACACATTAGAAAACATTAATTTAACAGTTAATAATAATGAATTTTGCATTATTCTTGGTCCATCCGGATGTGGCAAAACAACCTTATTACGGATTATTGCCGGATTAAGTTCTGTGACAAAAGGCGACTTATTATTTGATACAAAACGGGTAAATAATTTTTTACCAAAGGACCGTAATATTGCGATGGTTTTTCAAAGTTATGCCTTATATCCGCATATGAATGTTTTTAAAAATTTAGCTTTTGGTTTAAAAATGCAAAAAGAGAAAAAAGATGTTATTTTACGTCGTGTTCAAAATGTCGCCACAATTTTAAACATTGAAGGTTTACTATATAAAAAACCAAAAGAATTATCGGGAGGACAACGTCAGCGGGTTGCTTTAGGGCGAGCGATTGTTCGGAAACCCAAATTATTTTTAATGGATGAACCATTAAGCAATTTAGATGCCAAATTACGTGAACATATGCGTACAGAATTAGTACGAATTCACCGGGCAATTGATACGACAACAATTTATGTCACCCATGATCAATTAGAGGCCATGACAATGGCGACTAAAATTGTTTTGATGAATAATCAAAAAATTCAACAAGTTGGTGCGCCACGGGAATTATATGAGAAACCAATTAATTTGTTTACCGCCCGTTTTATTGGTACGCCAACAATGAATGTTTATCGTGGCAAATATGTTGGTGATTCTTTTATCTCTAATTGTCAAAATATTAAAATTAAATTAGATCCTACTGATCTTGAGAAATTAAATGCTTATCAAACTAATGAAATTTATGTTGGAATTCGAAGTGAAGACATTAAAGTTGTTGATAAACACGAAAGTGATTGTGTCGGTGAAATTGTTAATATTGAGTTATTAGGGAAAGAACAAGAATTGAAAGTATTAATTTCACAAACTAATTTGGAAACAAATAATGCTGTTATCACAGTCCCCGTTAGTTACACCAATGATATTGGGGCAAAAATTTATTTAAAATATACAAATATCCATATTTTTGATACAAAAACAGAAGGGAGAATTAATTAA
- a CDS encoding glycoside hydrolase family 31 protein, translating to MDSSSSIQVKPTEYKKPEQIKSFGKIKKLIKGKDYLTFQYENGNLLVAFYQNIIRLNFYHADKMTLDSDIILLPRQQNYQVDNQQDNYMVGYKDYLVKVSTAIVQIFYQEQEIFTAPIPNFVDDRLTIKVKTKPDVRYFGFGEKPGQVLNKKGTKTSNWATDIYAPHCEINQEMYTAINFSILNYHFNSNKGIFVDNPSRVFYDMTNDNEFKIAVDQNSLDLYFIGGLTIKDIITNYTNLTGKPFLPPKWALGHHQSRHTYQNENEFLKIIENYHKFNLPLSAIYLDILYMDRYRVFTFDQERFPNIKKIIAQLIDKKINTVPIVDPGIAIAEDNQVYNDGCKKDMFVYRDKTRTEYETGEVWPGNCVFPDLFNPKVQKWWGELHKFYTDLGITGIWNDMNEPAVFNAAKTISGDAVHQTTTGLQLHKEVHNKYGFYTSVATYHGLKTLLAKANLRPFLITRSAYAGSQKYATVWTGDNFSYWWQLKQTIPMCLNLSLSGFNMIGTDIGGFAGDSNGALLTRWYQANIFFPFLRNHAAFEAVNQEPWAFGDKYLQIIKKYLYLRYQFLPTIYSLAFEAHQTGIGSIRPLFLEYGDDVETYKISDEYLLGDNILVAPILEQEQTQRLVYLPQGNWYDYWTKTVYQGQQWIIVQADLTQLPIFVKSNSIIMKTNEQQKDVDYQNVNIYVYLDSNINKDITAQYYNDDGKTYAYLDDKATKLTIKYHDDKVFLIAKNQLLATNEQFRAYTIKNEGTSEIPVEWVFEKNEK from the coding sequence ATGGATAGTTCCTCAAGTATTCAAGTAAAACCAACAGAGTATAAAAAACCAGAGCAAATTAAATCTTTTGGCAAAATTAAGAAACTTATTAAGGGAAAAGATTATCTTACTTTTCAATATGAAAATGGCAATTTACTAGTAGCGTTTTATCAAAACATCATTCGCTTGAATTTTTATCATGCTGATAAAATGACTCTTGATTCTGATATTATTTTATTACCAAGACAACAAAATTATCAAGTAGACAACCAACAAGATAATTACATGGTTGGTTATAAAGACTATTTGGTCAAGGTATCAACTGCAATAGTGCAAATTTTTTACCAAGAACAAGAAATCTTTACTGCTCCAATTCCAAACTTTGTTGATGATCGTCTAACAATTAAAGTTAAAACTAAACCAGATGTTCGTTATTTTGGTTTTGGTGAAAAACCAGGACAAGTTCTTAATAAAAAAGGAACTAAAACAAGTAATTGAGCTACAGATATTTATGCTCCCCATTGTGAAATTAATCAAGAAATGTATACGGCAATTAATTTTAGTATTTTAAATTATCATTTTAATAGTAATAAAGGAATTTTTGTTGATAATCCTAGTCGGGTCTTTTATGATATGACGAATGATAATGAATTTAAGATTGCAGTTGACCAAAATAGTTTGGATTTATATTTTATTGGGGGGTTAACAATCAAAGATATTATTACAAATTATACCAATTTAACAGGAAAACCATTTTTACCACCAAAATGAGCCTTAGGACATCATCAATCACGTCATACTTATCAAAATGAAAATGAATTCTTAAAGATTATTGAAAATTATCACAAATTTAATTTACCATTATCAGCAATTTATTTAGATATTCTTTATATGGATCGGTACCGTGTTTTTACTTTTGACCAAGAAAGATTTCCAAATATTAAAAAAATTATTGCACAATTAATAGATAAAAAGATTAATACTGTCCCAATTGTTGATCCAGGGATTGCCATTGCTGAAGATAATCAGGTTTATAATGATGGTTGTAAAAAAGATATGTTTGTTTATCGTGATAAAACCCGAACAGAATATGAAACTGGTGAAGTTTGGCCCGGTAATTGTGTTTTCCCAGATTTGTTTAACCCAAAAGTACAAAAATGGTGAGGAGAATTACATAAGTTTTATACTGATTTAGGAATTACTGGGATTTGAAATGATATGAATGAACCAGCAGTTTTTAATGCTGCAAAAACAATTAGTGGTGATGCAGTTCATCAAACAACAACCGGTTTACAATTACACAAAGAAGTTCATAATAAATATGGTTTTTATACATCAGTAGCAACTTATCATGGGTTAAAAACCTTATTGGCAAAAGCTAATTTACGCCCTTTTTTAATCACAAGAAGTGCATATGCTGGTAGTCAAAAATATGCTACTGTGTGAACAGGGGATAATTTTAGTTATTGATGGCAGTTAAAACAAACAATTCCAATGTGTTTAAACCTTAGTTTAAGTGGTTTTAACATGATTGGAACTGATATTGGAGGTTTTGCTGGTGACAGTAATGGGGCATTGTTAACACGATGATATCAAGCTAATATTTTCTTTCCGTTTTTACGGAATCATGCTGCTTTTGAGGCAGTTAATCAAGAACCATGAGCGTTTGGAGATAAATATTTGCAAATTATTAAAAAATATTTATATTTAAGATATCAATTTTTACCAACAATTTATTCTCTAGCATTTGAAGCACATCAAACGGGAATTGGAAGTATTCGCCCATTATTTTTAGAATATGGTGATGATGTAGAAACTTATAAAATTAGTGATGAATATTTACTAGGGGATAATATTTTAGTTGCCCCCATTTTAGAACAAGAACAAACACAACGGTTAGTTTATTTACCACAAGGTAATTGATATGATTATTGAACAAAAACAGTTTATCAAGGACAACAATGAATTATTGTTCAAGCTGATTTAACACAATTACCAATTTTTGTTAAAAGCAATTCCATTATAATGAAAACTAATGAACAGCAAAAAGATGTTGATTATCAAAATGTTAACATTTATGTTTATTTAGACTCTAATATTAATAAAGATATTACAGCACAATATTATAATGATGATGGTAAAACTTATGCTTATTTAGATGATAAAGCAACTAAGTTAACAATTAAATATCATGATGATAAAGTATTTTTAATTGCAAAGAATCAATTATTAGCTACAAATGAACAATTTCGTGCCTATACAATTAAAAATGAAGGAACAAGTGAAATTCCAGTAGAATGAGTGTTTGAAAAAAATGAAAAATAA
- a CDS encoding sugar ABC transporter permease, protein MRLWIKKATFNPKTIKSFFSNWKKRYKYRLDISEDYLNGIKQDFNVLQKNESKTLTIKHDLYHYTRQEFRSAKVIYAKYDQDHLLMALFANLSEVLKIKHPQLETMIKLIKYATVMNLYPLTKKDSKSEISNGYNVFKILFLKNAALISNEFYLQSKEILFNNKNINQPFEFINDLKLNDFSYVNNWQRLLSLSTLVLKTLQIPQASDIAYYTIGYYILKREMAVVNERKNHSVISTHNIEYATLSDYQLIYYDHCKNILKTLDNEFQVKYMRFLSETEGKIYLSDVPSLTVSGWIGLILNYIILICWAVIILWPIYHLIKASFNTFSKETINTDNFEFSFSNFKYLFAETYYGQWLQNSIIVASLTMIFTVIVISLIGYAFSRFRFRGKRSGLMAIMLLQMIPTFTAIIAFYVIFQLLKEGVNMPPLVVMTIIYTGGGIAGNTFVLKGYLDNISSEIDDAARIDGCGNWKIYLQIIIPLARPMLAIIALWSFIGPFGDIILPQLLLPSVENYTVASGLNTLISNPNNMAQGAYAAGALIIGLPITILFIALQKNITGGLSAAGVKG, encoded by the coding sequence ATGCGGTTATGAATTAAAAAAGCAACTTTTAACCCAAAAACAATTAAAAGTTTCTTTAGTAATTGGAAAAAACGTTATAAATATCGGTTAGATATTTCTGAAGACTATTTGAATGGGATTAAACAAGATTTTAATGTGTTGCAAAAAAATGAGTCTAAAACATTAACAATAAAGCACGATCTCTATCATTATACCCGTCAAGAATTTCGCTCGGCAAAAGTAATTTATGCCAAATATGATCAAGATCATTTGTTAATGGCATTATTTGCTAACCTTAGTGAGGTTTTAAAAATTAAGCATCCGCAATTAGAAACTATGATAAAGTTAATCAAATATGCGACAGTAATGAATTTATATCCTTTAACAAAAAAAGATTCTAAAAGTGAAATTTCTAATGGGTATAATGTTTTTAAAATATTATTCTTAAAAAATGCCGCACTAATAAGTAATGAATTTTATTTACAAAGTAAAGAAATTTTATTTAACAATAAAAATATTAATCAGCCATTTGAATTTATTAATGACTTAAAATTAAATGATTTTTCTTATGTAAATAATTGACAGCGGTTATTAAGTTTAAGCACATTAGTTTTAAAAACGTTACAAATACCACAGGCAAGCGATATTGCATATTATACTATTGGTTATTATATTCTAAAACGTGAAATGGCAGTTGTTAATGAACGTAAGAATCATTCAGTTATTAGCACTCACAATATTGAGTACGCAACATTGTCTGATTATCAATTAATTTATTATGATCATTGTAAGAATATTTTAAAAACTCTTGATAATGAATTTCAAGTTAAGTATATGCGCTTTTTGAGTGAAACGGAAGGAAAAATTTATTTATCAGATGTTCCATCCTTAACTGTTAGTGGTTGAATTGGGTTAATTCTTAATTACATCATTTTAATTTGTTGAGCTGTCATTATTCTCTGACCAATTTATCATTTAATAAAAGCTTCTTTTAATACATTTTCGAAAGAAACAATTAACACTGATAACTTTGAGTTTTCATTTTCAAATTTTAAATATCTTTTTGCTGAAACATATTATGGGCAATGATTACAAAATTCAATTATTGTTGCTTCCTTGACAATGATATTTACTGTTATTGTTATTTCCTTAATTGGCTATGCCTTTTCTCGTTTTCGTTTTCGTGGGAAAAGATCAGGCTTAATGGCCATTATGCTTTTACAAATGATTCCAACCTTTACCGCTATTATTGCTTTTTATGTTATTTTCCAATTGTTAAAAGAAGGTGTTAATATGCCACCATTAGTTGTTATGACAATCATTTATACTGGGGGTGGAATTGCTGGTAATACTTTTGTCTTAAAAGGTTATTTAGATAATATTTCTAGTGAAATTGATGATGCCGCCAGAATTGATGGCTGTGGTAATTGAAAAATTTATTTGCAAATTATTATTCCATTAGCACGCCCAATGTTAGCCATCATTGCCTTATGAAGTTTTATTGGTCCCTTTGGTGATATTATTTTGCCACAATTATTATTACCATCAGTGGAAAATTATACTGTGGCATCGGGATTAAACACCTTAATTAGTAATCCCAATAATATGGCGCAAGGAGCGTATGCAGCAGGAGCCTTAATTATTGGATTACCAATTACAATTTTATTTATTGCATTGCAGAAGAATATTACTGGGGGATTATCCGCAGCTGGTGTGAAAGGATAA